From the Paraflavitalea soli genome, the window GTTATTGTTTGGGACAACTCTCGTTGAAGGAGGGAGGAGATCCCATGAATCCGGCTGATTGGACAAAAAAGAATCACCCCATCTTCTCCATGAGATCCGAAAGCAGCATTTTCGGGCCGGGGCATAATGGCTTCTTTACATCACCCGATGGCAAGGAGGACTGGATCATTTACCATGCCCGGTCTGTTGCCAATAGCAGCAGTGCTGCCCGTAGTCCCTACATACAACGCTTTACCTGGAATCCGGACGGGTCGCCTAATTTTGGCCTTCCATCGCTCACGGCTACTCCTCAAATGCGCCCATCCGGTGAACCATGGCGCTATATCCATTCCAAAGCCAAATGGTCAATTGCCGGCTTTAGCTCAGAGGAGGCTGCCAGCGGTCGCCTGGCTTCTGCCATTATTGATGGCAACCTGACTACCATTTGGATAACACGCTACACTACTGATGCAACGGATTACCCCAATCACTGGGTAACGATTGACATGGGAGCAACGGCTACAGTAGACGGGTTTATCATATCCCAGAAGGATGGCGATCGTAAGATAAAAGAGCTGGAAATACTGATCAGCAATGACAACAATGCCTGGGAAAGCACCGGTATGTTCAAGCTCAATGATGTTAACCTGCTTCGCCAATACATCGATCTGCCGCAACGCAAGCAGTTCCGTTATTTTAAGCTGGTTCCTACATCAGGACACGATACCCAAAAGCAGCCGGGCTTAGCAGAAGTGTCTACCTTCAGGTTGAAAGAGTAGCATGCAAAGCCTTCACTATGTGTGATCATTACCGATAAATAGGACGTTTTTGTTGTAATGGCGGAAATCACACCCTGGAATGTCGTGTTTACACCGCGTGCGATCCTGTATTGAATGTTAGTTTTGTATGGTCAGAACGATCAAACCAACATTTAAACAACAGTATGAAAAATTCATTCAAAACAGGTGATTTGCTTACATCGGTGTTGCTAATAGCCATGCTGTTTGTAGCATTCTCATCAAACGCACAACAGATGAAACCTTTCAGCAGCGGTTACGTGCCTGCCAATGGCACCAAGGTTTATTACGAAGTATATGGGGAGGGCAGGCCCATCGTTTTACTGCACGGTGCTTTTATGACCATTAATACGAACTGGGGGGAATTGATCCCTGAGCTGTCAAAAAACAGAAAAGTAATTGCCCTTGAATTGCAAGGCCATGGACATACCCCTTTTTCAGATAGAAAATTATCGCATGCTACCCTGGCCAGTGATGTAGAAAAAGTAATGGAGTACCTGAAAGTTGACAGTGCCGATGTAGTAGGATTCAGTTTTGGCGGCTCTGTGGCGTACCAGGTTGCTATACAATTCCCTAAGCGGGTAAAGAAATTAGTGATCATTTCTTCCACTTATAAAAGTACTGGCTGGCTGCCTGCCGTCAACAATGCGTTTAAACAAATGAAGCCTGCACTTTTTGAAGGTAGTCCTATGCAGGCGGCCTACGAAGCAGTGGCGCCTGATAAAACAAAATGGACAAAGTTTCTGGAGCAGATGATTGCTTTAGCCGGAACGCCATTCGACTTCGGTGATGCCAATATATCAAAAATTGCGGCGCCCGTATTGATCATAGCGGGGGACAATGACGGGCTGGACAAAATAGAGCTCGCCAAAACCTATCAATTGCTGGGAGGGAATGTTTCTGTAGAAATGGGAGCCGTGTCGAAATCGCAGCTCGCCATGGTGCCTGCACAAGGGCATGTCAGCCTGATGATGCAGACCACAACGATCCTGACTTATTTGAACAGCTTTCTACAGTAAAAATATTACCATTCACTCATTGGTGTTTCGTAGGCATACAGGTCATCAGTACTTTGCACCCCTATGTATCTTAAAGAATAGGGCAATAAAAAGCAACCGCCGGGAGTTTAATTACATTATTTTCGGCTTTAATGTATTGAATCTATTTGTATGCGTACACCTGCTCAACGGCTTAAAATTGGCGAAGGGAAGATAAGCGGCTATTCGTCGATATTCCTGGGTTTACTGTCCCTGACCGGCGTTATTTGTTTTAAATACCCGGAATGGCTCACCACACCCCAATTCAGGGAAGTATACACAGGGGAGTCTATGAAGATAGTGTTGACGGCCACCATCATCGCCTCTTTTCTGTTTGCGCTCGTCAGTTTTGTACTGAGCAAACAAAAGAAATGGGCCATGACGGGGTTGCTGCTCTGTACCCTGGCTATTGTTTTTGGCGGTTTACAGGTACAGGGCCGGACAGTAGAGAAGAACAACTGGCACCTGGGCGTTGACTGGTTATTGCTCGACCTGCTGCTGATGGCGGTGATCTTTGTGCCCATAGAAATGGTGTTTCCTAAAAACCGGCAACAAAGCAAGTTTCACGAAGAATGGAGGACGGATCTGTTGTATTTTGTGATCAGCCATTTGTTCATCCAGTTCTTTGGCGTTATTACCCAGCAGCCGGCCAAATTATTCTTTGGATGGATCGGACTCTCAGCGGTGCAGCATTGGGTGCAGCAACTGCCTTATGTGATCGAACTTTTCTTCGCCTTCCTGATCACCGACCTTTTTCAATATGCCGCCCATCGCTTTTTCCATTCCCATACCTACCTGTGGCGTTTCCATTCGGTGCATCATTCCACGAAGAATATGGATTGGCTGGCCGGATCAAGGACGCATTTTGTAGATATCTTCGTCACCCGGTCCATGACCTTTATTCCCCTGTATGTGTTTGGATTTTCGGAGATCACGTTCAATACCTATATCATCTTCATGGCCATCCATGCGGTGCTCATACATGCCAATACGCGGATCAACTTTGGTTTCCTCAAATACATTTTTGCCACACCGCAGTACCACCACTGGCACCATTGCGAAGATCCCCGGTACTATGGAAAGAACTTTGCCACCATCTTCCCGTTTATCGATAAGTTATTCGGCACCTACTACCTGCCCGGCAATACCTGGCCGGAGGGAACAGGTCTGCGGGAGACGCATTTCCCTAAAGGATACATGAAGCAACTGGTGTATCCTTTTACGAAAAGCCCTTTTGATGAAAACCTGGATATGGAGAATGAGACCAAGCGGTAACTGGTATCCCGAGGGAACCTGTCAGGCAGCGTTTCTTCATCTCATTCTACGGCAAGGGCATCAACGAGAGTCAAGGGGCTCCGAGAGCCGTCTATTTTTGCGCTGTTAATTGATCAGGGCAGGTATCTCTCTGGGCAAGAAACCAATAGAGTCGAAAAACTGGCTTTATTGAAAGTGACAAACGTACCATTTTGGGGAAAGTTAAGCC encodes:
- a CDS encoding alpha/beta fold hydrolase, coding for MKNSFKTGDLLTSVLLIAMLFVAFSSNAQQMKPFSSGYVPANGTKVYYEVYGEGRPIVLLHGAFMTINTNWGELIPELSKNRKVIALELQGHGHTPFSDRKLSHATLASDVEKVMEYLKVDSADVVGFSFGGSVAYQVAIQFPKRVKKLVIISSTYKSTGWLPAVNNAFKQMKPALFEGSPMQAAYEAVAPDKTKWTKFLEQMIALAGTPFDFGDANISKIAAPVLIIAGDNDGLDKIELAKTYQLLGGNVSVEMGAVSKSQLAMVPAQGHVSLMMQTTTILTYLNSFLQ
- a CDS encoding sterol desaturase family protein yields the protein MRTPAQRLKIGEGKISGYSSIFLGLLSLTGVICFKYPEWLTTPQFREVYTGESMKIVLTATIIASFLFALVSFVLSKQKKWAMTGLLLCTLAIVFGGLQVQGRTVEKNNWHLGVDWLLLDLLLMAVIFVPIEMVFPKNRQQSKFHEEWRTDLLYFVISHLFIQFFGVITQQPAKLFFGWIGLSAVQHWVQQLPYVIELFFAFLITDLFQYAAHRFFHSHTYLWRFHSVHHSTKNMDWLAGSRTHFVDIFVTRSMTFIPLYVFGFSEITFNTYIIFMAIHAVLIHANTRINFGFLKYIFATPQYHHWHHCEDPRYYGKNFATIFPFIDKLFGTYYLPGNTWPEGTGLRETHFPKGYMKQLVYPFTKSPFDENLDMENETKR